In the genome of Polaribacter sp. MED152, one region contains:
- a CDS encoding LytTR family DNA-binding domain-containing protein: protein MNCIVIDDEKMARVIIKTLCNEIKDVNLVEEFSDAIEAIKYLNENKVDLIFLDIHMPAFSGVDFIKTLKDPPKVIFTTTDAKYAIEAFEFDFIVDYLLKPVELPRFKKAIQKAQKALAVAKKEKATPAPVIKNDFYVNIDRRLIKIDLPSIYLIEAKGDYINIKTEEKNYIVHSTLKKIEEKLPDSLFLKVHRSYIINVKHIIDIEDNSVLIKKDVIPVSRSNRPELMKRLDLL from the coding sequence ATGAATTGTATAGTAATAGACGATGAAAAAATGGCACGCGTAATTATTAAAACGCTGTGTAATGAAATTAAAGATGTAAACCTAGTTGAAGAATTTTCTGATGCTATTGAGGCCATAAAGTATTTAAATGAAAATAAGGTAGATTTAATTTTCTTAGATATTCATATGCCAGCTTTTAGTGGAGTAGATTTTATAAAAACATTAAAAGACCCACCAAAAGTTATTTTTACTACAACAGATGCAAAGTATGCAATAGAGGCTTTTGAGTTTGATTTTATTGTAGATTACCTTTTAAAGCCAGTAGAATTACCTAGATTTAAAAAGGCAATACAGAAAGCGCAAAAGGCATTAGCAGTTGCTAAAAAAGAAAAAGCAACTCCTGCTCCAGTAATAAAAAATGACTTTTATGTAAATATTGATAGAAGGCTTATAAAGATTGATTTGCCTAGTATTTATCTAATTGAAGCTAAAGGTGATTATATCAATATTAAAACTGAAGAGAAGAATTATATAGTGCACTCTACACTTAAAAAAATAGAGGAAAAGTTACCAGATTCTTTATTTCTAAAAGTCCATAGATCTTATATAATAAATGTAAAACATATTATTGATATAGAGGATAATAGTGTTTTAATTAAAAAGGATGTAATTCCTGTAAGTAGATCTAACAGACCAGAATTAATGAAGCGTTTAGATCTGTTATAA
- a CDS encoding ATP-binding protein gives MNSLLKRQIRKYLPEKFKSDDDLNEFLEAIERSYNTSDEQFKMLQRAASISSEELFESNQQLREESEAQKEIIAKLNNVINTLKFYGLDETNNLEESDSLKLVDFIDNQTKEIIEINKQKDLLLSNLEKQNAELNDYAQMISHDLQSPLQSIEALTTWLKTDYQDQIDEGGKDILRLIGENVEKMDSLIKNVYEYTNIDKIHNKKRDIDLNDLLKSLLKLIKNPNKIEIKIQDNLPIISGDTYRLNLLFYHLIDNAIKYNDKGENGLVEILFEEEKNYWKFCVKDNGKGIENQYLDKIFNAFQKLNNDNQSSGIGLSIAKKIVEVYYGNIEIKSNPGEETLVIFTLRK, from the coding sequence ATGAACTCTTTACTTAAAAGACAAATTCGTAAATATTTACCCGAAAAATTTAAGTCAGATGATGACTTAAATGAATTTTTAGAGGCCATTGAAAGGTCTTATAATACTTCTGATGAGCAATTTAAAATGTTGCAAAGAGCTGCATCTATAAGTTCAGAAGAACTTTTTGAATCTAATCAGCAGTTAAGAGAAGAATCAGAAGCTCAAAAAGAAATAATAGCTAAACTTAATAATGTAATTAATACATTAAAGTTTTATGGTTTAGATGAAACCAATAATTTAGAAGAATCAGATTCTTTAAAATTAGTAGATTTTATTGATAATCAAACCAAAGAAATTATAGAAATTAATAAGCAGAAAGATCTTTTACTTTCTAATTTAGAAAAGCAAAATGCAGAACTGAATGATTATGCTCAAATGATTTCTCATGATTTACAATCACCCTTACAAAGTATAGAAGCGTTAACTACTTGGTTAAAGACAGATTATCAAGATCAAATAGATGAAGGTGGTAAAGATATACTTCGTTTAATTGGCGAGAATGTAGAAAAGATGGATTCTCTAATAAAAAATGTTTACGAGTATACTAATATTGATAAAATTCACAATAAAAAGCGAGATATTGATTTAAATGATTTATTAAAAAGTTTATTAAAATTAATCAAAAATCCTAATAAAATAGAAATCAAAATTCAAGACAATCTACCAATAATTAGTGGTGATACATATCGATTAAATTTACTTTTTTATCATTTAATAGATAACGCCATTAAATACAATGATAAAGGTGAGAATGGCTTGGTTGAAATTCTATTTGAAGAAGAGAAAAACTACTGGAAATTTTGTGTTAAGGATAATGGAAAAGGAATAGAAAATCAGTATTTAGATAAAATTTTTAATGCTTTTCAAAAATTAAATAATGACAATCAATCTTCAGGTATAGGTCTATCTATTGCCAAAAAGATTGTGGAAGTTTATTATGGTAATATTGAAATAAAATCGAACCCAGGTGAAGAAACACTTGTAATATTTACTTTAAGAAAGTAG
- a CDS encoding FIST signal transduction protein, with amino-acid sequence MKTVQLKREANSEFKFITDKQTLKAPLVLIFGSRYLLEAESVYDEIKSIFPDGHLVFGSTSGNITSESVDDESIVVTAIEFEKSSFVIKTTNVISENQESLNSTEVGKELIKQLPQENLKHVFIISDGSFINGSQLAIGMNSASDQDLIVTGALCGDAARFEKTLSSYNELPKEGEIIAIGLYGESLEISFASNGGWTPFGPERLVTKSKDNILYEIDGKPALDLYKTYLGEKSKELPGAALLYPLNVKSKDDKKSIVRTILNINEEDNSMILAGDILEGSQVQLMMTNVDSIVNAAEIGAEKALAERKNAPELAILVSCIGRKLVLDQRVEEEVEEVMEVIGANTLVSGFYSYGEIAPFEDETNCQLHNQTMAITLISE; translated from the coding sequence ATGAAAACTGTACAATTAAAAAGGGAAGCAAATTCAGAGTTTAAATTTATTACTGATAAACAAACTTTAAAAGCACCTTTGGTTTTAATTTTTGGCAGTAGATATTTGTTAGAAGCAGAATCTGTTTATGATGAAATTAAATCTATTTTTCCTGATGGTCATCTTGTTTTTGGTTCAACCTCGGGTAATATTACATCAGAGTCTGTAGATGATGAATCTATTGTTGTAACAGCTATAGAGTTTGAAAAAAGTAGTTTTGTTATTAAAACTACCAACGTAATTAGCGAGAATCAAGAAAGTTTAAATAGTACAGAAGTTGGTAAAGAACTTATAAAACAATTACCTCAAGAAAATTTAAAACACGTTTTTATTATTTCTGATGGTAGTTTTATTAATGGAAGTCAATTGGCTATTGGTATGAACTCAGCTTCAGACCAAGATTTAATTGTTACAGGCGCACTATGTGGAGATGCAGCAAGATTTGAAAAAACACTTTCTTCTTACAACGAGTTGCCAAAAGAAGGTGAAATTATTGCTATTGGTTTGTATGGAGAATCTTTAGAAATTTCTTTTGCCTCTAATGGAGGATGGACACCTTTTGGACCAGAAAGATTAGTTACCAAATCGAAAGATAATATATTGTACGAAATTGATGGTAAACCAGCCTTAGACTTATACAAAACCTATTTAGGAGAAAAATCTAAAGAATTACCAGGTGCTGCCTTATTATATCCTTTAAATGTAAAATCTAAAGATGATAAAAAATCGATTGTTAGAACCATTTTAAATATTAATGAAGAAGACAATTCTATGATTTTAGCTGGAGATATTTTAGAAGGATCTCAAGTACAGTTAATGATGACAAATGTAGATAGCATTGTAAATGCAGCAGAAATTGGTGCTGAAAAAGCATTAGCTGAAAGAAAAAATGCACCTGAATTAGCCATATTAGTTAGTTGTATTGGTAGAAAATTGGTGCTAGATCAAAGAGTAGAGGAGGAAGTAGAAGAAGTTATGGAAGTAATTGGTGCAAATACGTTAGTAAGCGGTTTTTATTCTTATGGAGAAATTGCTCCTTTTGAAGATGAAACTAATTGTCAACTGCACAATCAAACAATGGCAATTACATTAATAAGCGAGTAA